The following coding sequences lie in one Halorarum halophilum genomic window:
- a CDS encoding MATE family efflux transporter, producing the protein MSRIPNPLRSLVLAVGLLLSRFGLVTERRARRITDLSWPRILTGLARMSKSAVDVAMVGIALGPAAIAGVGFASPYWGLAFSLGGGMAAGTIALVSQRYGADAHEELGQAVRSSALVVVAVSLPVALAFLTVPEQLVGIVSDDPVAIGYGADYLRVVAFGVPFAGLNLVASRVYIGADDAWTPMVLRAGGAVANIAINAVLIFGFDMGVVGAATGTVVSNAVVAVAFSGGLVAGRLPGVGDLPVRIDPRGPYLDGEEIRQLVRIGAPVVGRNLVWTVAEFPMLAIVDVFGRDTVAAFVVSRRIWGLMNTPGWGFGLASSSLVGQHLGTDDETTAEAYGREIITFAVATYVISAALVLAFARPIVVAFVGDPTAGSVDPAVALVRAACVAVVLQGVSGGAAGALDASGDTQWPFFSQAVGMFGVSIPLAYLGATTSLGFLGLQLAFLAETGVPAALNYHRFRTGKWKAVSRGYRPDAAVGGD; encoded by the coding sequence GTGTCACGCATCCCGAATCCACTCCGCTCGCTGGTCCTCGCCGTCGGTCTCCTCCTCTCCCGGTTCGGCCTCGTCACCGAGCGACGCGCCCGCCGTATCACCGACCTCTCCTGGCCGCGCATCCTCACCGGCCTCGCGCGAATGTCGAAGAGCGCCGTCGACGTGGCGATGGTGGGGATCGCGCTCGGCCCGGCCGCCATCGCCGGCGTCGGCTTCGCCAGCCCGTACTGGGGGCTCGCGTTCTCGCTCGGCGGCGGGATGGCCGCGGGTACCATCGCGCTCGTCTCGCAGCGCTACGGCGCCGACGCCCACGAGGAACTCGGGCAGGCCGTCCGGTCGAGCGCGCTCGTCGTCGTCGCGGTTTCGCTCCCGGTGGCGCTGGCCTTCCTGACGGTCCCGGAACAGCTCGTCGGGATCGTCAGCGACGATCCGGTCGCGATCGGCTACGGCGCGGACTACCTCCGGGTCGTCGCGTTCGGCGTCCCATTCGCCGGGCTGAATCTCGTCGCCAGCCGGGTGTACATCGGCGCAGACGACGCCTGGACGCCGATGGTGCTCCGCGCGGGCGGGGCGGTCGCGAACATCGCCATCAACGCCGTGCTCATCTTCGGGTTCGACATGGGCGTCGTCGGCGCCGCGACCGGGACCGTGGTGTCGAACGCCGTCGTCGCCGTCGCCTTCTCCGGCGGGCTCGTCGCCGGTCGGCTCCCCGGCGTCGGCGACCTCCCCGTGCGGATCGACCCCCGCGGCCCCTACCTCGACGGCGAGGAGATCCGACAGCTCGTCCGGATCGGCGCCCCCGTCGTCGGCCGCAACCTCGTGTGGACCGTCGCGGAGTTCCCGATGCTCGCCATCGTGGACGTGTTCGGGCGGGACACCGTCGCGGCCTTCGTCGTCTCCCGGCGCATCTGGGGGCTGATGAACACGCCCGGCTGGGGGTTCGGGCTCGCCTCCTCTAGCCTCGTCGGCCAGCACCTCGGCACCGACGACGAGACGACGGCGGAGGCGTACGGCCGCGAGATCATCACGTTCGCCGTCGCGACGTACGTCATCTCGGCGGCGCTGGTGCTCGCGTTCGCACGGCCGATCGTGGTCGCCTTCGTCGGCGACCCGACCGCCGGCTCCGTCGACCCGGCGGTCGCGCTGGTGCGCGCCGCCTGCGTCGCCGTAGTCCTCCAGGGCGTCTCCGGGGGGGCCGCCGGCGCGCTCGACGCGAGCGGCGACACGCAGTGGCCGTTCTTCAGCCAGGCCGTGGGGATGTTCGGCGTCTCCATCCCGCTGGCGTACCTCGGGGCGACGACGTCGCTGGGCTTCCTCGGCCTCCAGCTCGCCTTCCTCGCCGAGACCGGCGTGCCGGCCGCGCTGAACTACCACCGGTTCCGGACCGGGAAGTGGAAGGCGGTGAGTCGGGGCTACCGCCCGGACGCGGCCGTCGGAGGGGACTGA
- a CDS encoding sensor histidine kinase has product MVWQVTWATVALAIAATVSTGVLAHVLPAAQDNWRRLEYRAFVWLSLGAIVWTATYATHLAATTGSAKYVLLDLTWVGIAIVTASWPVFAFSVTGSDVLTGWSILVLVAVPTVVAALALTNPVHGLVYADVVESDVAAGGFEFTPGPALVAFLAYSFAVNVATFVHLLRATLGAAGDARVRFALVCLAGVIPTAGGIAGAVASGGSPTVDYTPVCLALTSSMTGLAVTRYGLLDPVPVARETVVARMRDPVVVVGEDGRVLDSNDAADDRLGVGDDDLNRPASAVFADVPGVERALAGDECDRIELVGPDGDVRLFDVSVTALGTSEPTAGSGVRSENRVLVFRDVTDQRRIERRFEALIEGTSALIAVLDSEGTVTYASPAHEDVLGYDPDSLVGRSVFEFVHTEDREDMAGAFAEVTRDGESRTVQCRFRCADGSWRELSATGDDLLDDPFVEGVVVSSTDITVQKQAERRLQVLNRVLRHDLRNDMNVVDGYAGLLATTVREDPDRACEYADIIRQRARNLVDLGEKARTLDALVTDAETVTEVVDVVALIRSHCEQLRAEHPEVELTASLPESASVTAVPILGSAFDNLLENAVEHNDRERPTVDVSATVVRPSDTEEAAHVRVRIGDDGPPIPENDREVLRRGSETALEHASGLGLWLVSWIVSASGGTIEFDPVEPRGNVVTVRLPLYRPDGDAEAADDDKATTHATNDAGAGDVLGPSTDPTGE; this is encoded by the coding sequence ATGGTCTGGCAGGTAACCTGGGCGACGGTCGCGCTGGCCATCGCGGCCACGGTCTCGACCGGCGTCCTGGCCCACGTGCTCCCGGCCGCACAGGACAACTGGCGGCGGCTGGAGTACCGGGCGTTCGTATGGCTCTCTCTCGGCGCCATCGTCTGGACTGCCACCTACGCGACCCACCTCGCGGCCACCACCGGGTCCGCGAAGTACGTGCTGCTCGACCTGACGTGGGTCGGTATCGCCATCGTTACGGCTTCGTGGCCGGTGTTCGCCTTCTCCGTGACCGGGAGCGACGTCCTCACCGGGTGGTCGATCCTCGTGCTCGTGGCGGTCCCGACGGTCGTCGCCGCGCTCGCGCTCACGAACCCGGTCCACGGACTGGTCTACGCCGACGTCGTCGAGAGCGACGTCGCCGCCGGGGGGTTCGAGTTCACCCCGGGACCGGCGCTCGTCGCGTTCCTCGCGTACTCGTTCGCGGTCAACGTCGCCACCTTCGTCCACCTCCTCCGGGCGACGCTCGGCGCGGCAGGCGACGCCCGGGTGCGGTTCGCGCTCGTCTGTCTCGCCGGGGTCATCCCCACAGCCGGGGGGATCGCGGGCGCCGTCGCGAGCGGCGGGTCGCCCACCGTCGACTACACGCCGGTCTGTCTGGCGCTCACCTCGTCGATGACCGGGCTGGCCGTGACCCGGTACGGGCTGCTCGATCCCGTCCCCGTGGCCAGGGAGACGGTCGTCGCCCGGATGCGCGACCCGGTGGTCGTGGTCGGCGAGGACGGCCGCGTCCTCGACTCCAACGACGCCGCGGACGACCGTCTCGGAGTCGGCGACGACGACCTGAACCGACCCGCGTCCGCCGTGTTCGCGGACGTCCCTGGCGTCGAGCGGGCGCTCGCGGGGGACGAGTGCGACCGGATCGAACTCGTGGGGCCCGACGGCGACGTTCGGCTGTTCGACGTCTCCGTCACGGCGCTCGGGACGAGCGAGCCGACAGCCGGATCGGGAGTGAGATCCGAGAATCGGGTGCTCGTGTTCCGCGACGTGACCGACCAGCGCCGGATCGAACGGCGGTTCGAGGCGCTCATCGAGGGGACGTCCGCGCTCATCGCCGTGCTCGACTCCGAGGGGACGGTCACCTATGCCAGCCCTGCACACGAGGACGTCCTGGGGTACGACCCCGATTCGCTCGTCGGCCGGTCGGTGTTCGAGTTCGTCCACACGGAGGACCGGGAGGACATGGCGGGGGCGTTCGCGGAGGTCACCCGGGACGGCGAGAGCCGGACCGTCCAGTGTCGATTCCGCTGCGCTGACGGGAGCTGGCGGGAGCTCTCCGCGACCGGCGACGACCTTCTCGACGACCCGTTCGTCGAGGGGGTCGTGGTCTCCTCCACCGACATCACCGTCCAGAAGCAGGCGGAGCGACGCCTCCAGGTGCTCAACCGCGTGCTCCGGCACGACCTCAGGAACGACATGAACGTGGTCGACGGGTACGCCGGCCTGCTCGCGACGACCGTCAGGGAGGACCCCGACCGGGCGTGCGAGTACGCCGACATCATCCGCCAGCGCGCGCGCAACCTTGTCGACCTCGGCGAGAAGGCGCGGACGCTCGACGCCCTCGTCACCGACGCGGAGACCGTGACCGAGGTGGTGGACGTGGTCGCGCTGATACGGTCCCACTGCGAGCAGTTGCGCGCGGAACACCCGGAGGTCGAACTGACCGCCTCGCTCCCCGAGTCGGCGTCCGTGACCGCCGTCCCCATCCTCGGCTCGGCGTTCGACAACCTCCTCGAGAACGCCGTCGAGCACAACGACCGCGAGCGCCCCACGGTGGACGTCTCGGCGACGGTGGTCCGCCCGTCGGACACGGAGGAGGCCGCCCACGTGCGGGTCCGGATTGGCGACGACGGACCGCCCATCCCGGAGAACGACCGGGAGGTGCTCCGTCGGGGATCCGAGACCGCGCTGGAACACGCCAGCGGGCTCGGGCTGTGGCTCGTCAGCTGGATCGTGTCCGCCTCCGGCGGCACCATCGAGTTCGACCCGGTCGAGCCCCGCGGGAACGTCGTCACCGTCCGACTCCCGCTGTACCGGCCCGACGGCGACGCCGAAGCGGCAGACGACGACAAAGCGACGACGCACGCGACGAACGACGCCGGAGCCGGCGACGTCCTTGGCCCCTCGACGGACCCGACCGGTGAGTAG
- a CDS encoding helix-turn-helix transcriptional regulator — translation MTEGDEVRELAGLLEDEYANAILIYTSEREMSAPELSDACDASVSTIYRRIERLQEHELLAERLNLDRDGHHYRTYSARLDRITIELADGAFDVEVTYRPETAADRFTDLFEGLR, via the coding sequence ATGACGGAGGGGGACGAGGTTCGGGAGCTCGCAGGGCTCCTCGAGGACGAGTACGCCAATGCGATCCTCATCTACACGAGCGAACGGGAGATGTCCGCCCCCGAACTGAGCGACGCGTGCGACGCGTCGGTCTCGACGATCTACCGCCGCATCGAGCGCCTCCAGGAGCACGAGCTGCTCGCCGAGCGCCTGAACCTCGACAGGGACGGCCACCACTACCGGACGTACTCGGCCCGGCTCGACCGGATCACGATCGAACTGGCCGACGGCGCGTTCGATGTCGAGGTCACGTACCGCCCGGAGACCGCCGCCGACCGCTTCACCGACCTGTTCGAGGGGTTACGCTAA
- a CDS encoding nucleotide-binding protein, protein MVEAFAVASGKGGTGKTTSTLALGMALADEYDVTVVDADTGMANLLFHAGLDDAPVTLHDLLVEDTAIDVDDATYERHGMRVVPCGTSLAAFEAADPDRLRDVVADLAADTDVLLLDSPATLASKSAVLPVVLADRVIVVLQPTIPSLSDGLKVQEYARSYGTGTAGVLFNKVHGDLGRVADQAERYFGGSTLGAVPDSDDARAARRAGRPLLAHAPDSAAAAAYRAAAARLDPKPGEAGDVADRFRSAVVPDRP, encoded by the coding sequence ATGGTCGAGGCGTTCGCCGTGGCGAGCGGCAAGGGCGGGACGGGGAAGACGACGAGCACGCTCGCGCTCGGCATGGCGCTCGCCGACGAATACGACGTCACCGTCGTCGACGCCGACACGGGGATGGCGAACCTGCTGTTCCACGCCGGCCTCGACGACGCGCCGGTCACGCTCCACGACCTGCTCGTGGAGGACACCGCGATCGACGTCGACGACGCTACCTACGAGCGGCACGGCATGCGCGTCGTCCCCTGCGGGACGAGCCTCGCGGCGTTCGAGGCCGCCGACCCGGACCGCCTCCGGGACGTCGTCGCCGACCTGGCCGCTGATACCGACGTGCTGCTGCTCGACTCGCCGGCGACGCTGGCCTCGAAGTCCGCCGTGCTCCCGGTCGTCCTCGCCGACCGGGTGATCGTCGTGCTCCAGCCGACCATCCCCTCGCTATCGGACGGCCTCAAGGTCCAGGAGTACGCGCGCTCGTACGGAACGGGAACCGCGGGCGTGCTGTTCAACAAGGTGCACGGAGACCTCGGGCGGGTCGCCGACCAGGCGGAGCGCTATTTCGGCGGGTCGACCCTTGGCGCCGTTCCGGACAGCGACGACGCGCGGGCGGCGAGGCGCGCCGGCCGCCCGCTGCTCGCACACGCGCCCGACTCCGCGGCCGCGGCCGCCTACCGCGCCGCGGCCGCCCGCCTCGACCCGAAGCCCGGCGAGGCCGGCGACGTGGCCGACCGCTTCCGGAGCGCGGTGGTCCCCGACCGGCCATGA
- a CDS encoding sensor domain-containing protein produces MSTRTSPPTRDLEQVVGHALRAPTRPQTYRNLLYLLVSFPLGIAYFVLLTIGFSAGVPLLLVLVGVPVIVLTLLVSVWLAGFERLLVRRLLGVEVPPTELRTDGSPRERLVGLVTDVATWKAVGYLFTKFAYENLAFGLLGSVFATSASFLLAPLYYTRAPVVSYGPFSIADLTLELLFGWDDLLIGLTTTIELGSWQVETLPGALLFAGLGVLGFLVAFPLANGFAWLWGRYARYMLTAPRYWSTPEW; encoded by the coding sequence ATGTCAACCAGGACGTCCCCTCCAACCCGCGATCTGGAACAGGTCGTGGGTCACGCGCTCCGTGCACCGACGAGACCGCAGACGTACCGGAACCTGCTCTACCTCCTGGTGTCGTTCCCGCTCGGGATCGCCTACTTCGTGCTTTTGACGATCGGCTTCTCCGCCGGCGTCCCCCTCCTGCTCGTCCTCGTCGGCGTCCCGGTCATCGTCCTCACGCTCCTCGTGTCCGTCTGGCTCGCCGGGTTCGAACGGCTGCTCGTCCGTCGACTCCTCGGCGTCGAGGTTCCCCCGACCGAACTGCGGACCGACGGGAGCCCTCGGGAACGACTCGTCGGGCTGGTGACCGACGTGGCGACGTGGAAGGCCGTCGGCTACCTGTTCACCAAGTTCGCCTACGAGAACCTCGCGTTCGGCCTGCTCGGGTCGGTGTTCGCGACGTCGGCCAGTTTCCTGCTCGCGCCGCTCTACTACACGCGCGCCCCGGTCGTCAGCTACGGACCGTTCTCGATCGCGGACCTGACGCTCGAACTGCTGTTCGGCTGGGACGACCTCCTGATCGGGCTCACGACCACGATCGAGCTCGGTTCCTGGCAGGTCGAGACGCTGCCGGGCGCCCTGCTGTTCGCCGGGCTCGGTGTCCTCGGCTTCCTTGTCGCGTTCCCGCTGGCCAACGGGTTCGCCTGGCTGTGGGGGCGGTACGCGCGGTACATGCTCACGGCGCCGCGCTACTGGTCCACCCCCGAGTGGTAG
- a CDS encoding sodium-dependent transporter, producing MQGERSAGDEQWSSRTGFVLAAVGAAVGLGNVWRFSAVAGTNGGGAYVLPYLVAAFVLAAPLLVLEFAVGRAYRTDVVGAFRAVRPWLAPAGWAAVGAVFVLLSYYLVLTGWVLAFALAALLGREFTFVAFTAGWAPVGYFLAAAAVVAVVVSLGVRDGIERLSKLAIPIVFLVLVGLGAFAFTLPGAREGLTFLFAPRTDALADPGVWVAALGQVFFSLSVGQGVMLTYGAYLPDEVDLRRSAVVITVADVAVALVAGVAIFPVVFSFGLEPSAGTALAFETLPTAFAAMPGGRFVAVAFFSLLFLAAVTSAVSLLEVGVSTATGNTRLSRRAATAALSVGMVVLGLPSALSYSAVDLRLGGVPVLDALDGSVGTFALPFTALLTVLAFVWLTEPAIVRERLGGGSIVPLLRYAVPIVLGATTTYRLVTAGRGGFGRVPDAIHPDAGVASLLVLGIVCLALVGWYWTREQQSSRAARRGRTERD from the coding sequence GTGCAGGGGGAACGGTCCGCGGGGGACGAGCAGTGGTCCTCGCGTACGGGCTTCGTACTCGCGGCGGTGGGCGCCGCGGTCGGCCTGGGGAACGTCTGGCGCTTCTCCGCGGTCGCCGGCACGAACGGCGGGGGCGCGTACGTCCTCCCGTACCTCGTCGCGGCGTTCGTCCTCGCCGCCCCCCTCCTCGTCCTCGAGTTCGCCGTCGGGCGCGCCTACCGAACCGACGTCGTCGGCGCCTTCCGCGCGGTGCGCCCGTGGCTCGCGCCGGCCGGCTGGGCCGCCGTCGGCGCCGTGTTCGTCCTCCTGTCGTACTACCTCGTGCTCACCGGCTGGGTGCTCGCGTTCGCGCTCGCCGCGCTGCTCGGCCGCGAATTCACGTTCGTCGCGTTCACCGCCGGCTGGGCGCCCGTGGGCTACTTCCTCGCCGCCGCGGCGGTCGTCGCCGTCGTCGTCTCGCTCGGCGTCCGCGACGGCATCGAACGGCTCTCGAAGCTCGCGATCCCGATCGTCTTCCTCGTGCTCGTCGGCCTCGGGGCGTTCGCGTTCACGCTCCCCGGCGCACGGGAGGGGTTGACGTTCCTCTTCGCGCCACGGACGGACGCGCTCGCGGACCCCGGCGTCTGGGTGGCCGCGCTCGGGCAGGTGTTCTTCTCGCTGTCCGTGGGCCAGGGCGTCATGCTCACCTACGGCGCGTACCTCCCTGACGAGGTCGACCTGCGACGCTCGGCGGTGGTCATCACCGTCGCCGACGTCGCCGTCGCGCTCGTCGCCGGCGTCGCCATCTTCCCCGTCGTGTTCTCGTTCGGGCTGGAGCCGTCGGCCGGCACCGCGCTGGCGTTCGAGACGCTCCCGACCGCGTTCGCCGCCATGCCCGGCGGCCGGTTCGTCGCCGTCGCCTTCTTCTCGCTCCTGTTTCTCGCCGCGGTCACCTCGGCGGTCTCGTTGCTGGAGGTCGGGGTCTCCACAGCGACTGGTAACACGCGGCTCTCACGCCGCGCCGCGACTGCGGCCCTCTCGGTCGGGATGGTCGTGCTCGGGCTGCCGTCGGCGCTGTCGTACTCGGCAGTCGACCTCCGCCTCGGCGGGGTCCCGGTGCTCGACGCGCTCGACGGCTCGGTCGGGACGTTCGCGCTCCCGTTCACGGCGCTGTTGACGGTCCTCGCGTTCGTCTGGCTCACCGAGCCGGCGATCGTCCGCGAGCGCCTCGGCGGCGGCTCCATCGTCCCGTTACTGCGGTACGCCGTCCCGATCGTCCTCGGCGCGACGACGACCTACCGGCTTGTCACGGCCGGGCGGGGCGGGTTTGGTCGGGTGCCGGACGCGATCCATCCCGACGCGGGCGTGGCGTCGCTGCTCGTGCTCGGCATCGTTTGCCTCGCGCTCGTCGGCTGGTACTGGACGCGCGAGCAGCAGTCGAGCCGCGCGGCGCGGCGGGGCCGGACGGAGCGGGACTGA
- a CDS encoding halocyanin domain-containing protein — protein MKQPTSHETCTTDSRNRPSDHDRMRPEDEGPTTSPGRRTFLRAVGGLAVAGVLAGCTDGNGGTANGNGGTGNGGGGDSVDEWLSDTDNYDSVTDLTDEDAVTVEVGPGSDEMTFEPAAIRVTLGTTVTWEWIDDGYHNVVDRDDAFDSGGPEEGATFEHSFDAAGTSLYYCDPHKSAGMKGAVVVEGEDGDGTALTQG, from the coding sequence ATGAAGCAACCAACGTCACACGAGACCTGCACGACCGACTCCCGAAACCGACCGTCGGACCACGACCGGATGCGACCCGAGGACGAGGGGCCAACCACCTCGCCCGGGCGGCGCACGTTCCTCCGCGCGGTGGGCGGTCTCGCTGTCGCGGGCGTGCTCGCGGGGTGTACCGACGGGAACGGCGGAACGGCCAACGGGAACGGCGGGACGGGCAACGGAGGCGGCGGCGACAGCGTCGACGAGTGGCTCTCCGACACCGATAACTACGACTCCGTCACGGACCTGACCGACGAGGACGCCGTCACGGTCGAGGTCGGACCCGGGAGCGACGAGATGACGTTCGAACCCGCGGCGATCCGCGTCACGCTCGGGACGACGGTCACCTGGGAGTGGATCGACGACGGTTACCACAACGTCGTCGACAGGGACGACGCGTTCGACAGCGGCGGGCCGGAGGAGGGGGCGACGTTCGAGCATTCGTTCGACGCCGCCGGGACGTCCCTCTACTACTGTGACCCCCACAAGTCGGCGGGGATGAAGGGCGCGGTCGTCGTCGAGGGCGAGGACGGTGACGGGACCGCCTTGACGCAGGGGTGA
- a CDS encoding DUF7521 family protein, with amino-acid sequence MTGPLLQLSDAFTSAGGLIFAFAAVTAVAGVFVAYQAFRGYRRNGSRPMLYLAVGIVLLTAVPVGVNSALTALTAATDAEIVLAVTAAHLAGVLSILYSLTRA; translated from the coding sequence ATGACGGGACCACTGCTCCAGCTCTCGGACGCGTTCACGAGCGCCGGGGGTCTCATCTTCGCGTTCGCCGCCGTGACCGCAGTCGCCGGGGTCTTCGTCGCGTACCAGGCGTTCCGCGGCTACCGGCGCAACGGGAGCCGGCCGATGCTGTATCTCGCCGTCGGGATCGTCCTGCTCACGGCCGTACCCGTCGGCGTGAACTCCGCGCTGACGGCGCTGACCGCGGCGACCGACGCGGAGATCGTACTCGCGGTCACGGCGGCCCACCTCGCCGGCGTGCTCTCGATCCTGTACTCGCTCACCAGGGCCTGA
- a CDS encoding sensor histidine kinase, whose product MSARAAGDDPGRVGYLVHLLGLAIVLLAGVHVLLDSDPLAVEFAEAAILLVFAICVFFAGYRAVAERLPARDVLRIVLVGLGVGVVVGLLATLFLLLRRATGEPTAEAWFVLSIGWSLGASAGALVGYYLTEVKRERAAQELLTKRLTILQRVLRHNIRNEVTILRGLSDDLTESAADPETRGKLDTVDAHVDRVYRLSENAQLLSDLWGSGGTEVIDLAAIARREVAEFRDAYPEVSVDADLPDRAMVEANRHLPVAVGEVLENVAVHNRTEGLSVTVSLVTDPGEGSATLEIVDDGSRIPEDEMAVLSSDRELPLQHVTGLGLWVIYWVLDASGGRAEFANVESGGVAVRLTVPTT is encoded by the coding sequence ATGTCAGCGCGCGCGGCCGGCGACGACCCGGGAAGGGTCGGCTACCTCGTCCACCTCCTGGGGCTGGCGATCGTCCTCCTCGCCGGCGTGCACGTCCTGCTCGACAGCGACCCGCTCGCGGTGGAGTTCGCGGAGGCCGCGATCCTGCTCGTGTTCGCGATCTGCGTCTTCTTCGCCGGCTACCGGGCCGTCGCCGAACGGCTCCCGGCGAGGGACGTCCTCCGGATCGTCCTCGTGGGTCTGGGCGTCGGCGTCGTCGTCGGCCTGCTCGCCACCCTCTTCCTCCTGCTGCGGCGAGCGACGGGGGAGCCGACCGCCGAGGCCTGGTTCGTCCTCTCGATCGGCTGGAGCCTCGGGGCGAGCGCGGGCGCGCTCGTCGGCTACTACCTCACCGAGGTGAAGCGGGAGCGCGCGGCACAGGAACTCCTGACGAAACGGCTCACCATCCTCCAGCGGGTGCTCCGGCACAACATCCGGAACGAGGTAACGATCCTCCGCGGGTTGAGCGACGACCTGACCGAGTCGGCCGCGGACCCGGAGACGAGAGGGAAACTCGACACCGTCGACGCCCACGTCGACCGGGTGTACCGGCTCTCGGAGAACGCCCAGTTGCTCTCCGATCTCTGGGGTAGCGGCGGGACCGAGGTGATCGACCTGGCCGCAATCGCTCGCCGGGAGGTAGCGGAGTTCCGGGACGCGTACCCCGAGGTGTCCGTCGACGCCGACCTCCCGGACCGGGCGATGGTCGAGGCCAACCGGCACCTCCCCGTCGCAGTGGGGGAGGTACTCGAGAACGTGGCCGTCCACAACCGGACCGAGGGACTGTCCGTGACCGTCTCGCTCGTCACGGATCCCGGGGAGGGCTCGGCCACGCTCGAGATCGTCGACGACGGCTCGCGGATCCCCGAGGACGAGATGGCCGTCCTCTCGAGCGACCGCGAACTCCCCCTCCAGCACGTCACCGGGCTGGGACTGTGGGTCATCTACTGGGTCCTCGACGCCTCCGGCGGCCGGGCCGAGTTCGCGAACGTCGAGTCCGGCGGGGTCGCTGTCCGTCTGACCGTCCCCACGACGTGA
- a CDS encoding DUF6220 domain-containing protein: protein MTRPRRVAWARYGYVLVGGVFAACVVVQVYVAGMAVFVDPANWSLHAGFVHVFEPLLPILLALAFLGRLPRPLKLAPVGLFVLLSVQYTTASAFGSMVAAVHPVNALAIFLVALLATRRAWQFASGSAAEP from the coding sequence ATGACGCGTCCGAGACGGGTCGCGTGGGCGCGGTACGGTTACGTCCTCGTCGGTGGCGTCTTCGCCGCCTGCGTCGTCGTGCAGGTGTACGTCGCCGGGATGGCCGTCTTCGTCGACCCGGCGAACTGGTCGCTCCACGCGGGCTTCGTCCACGTCTTCGAACCGCTCCTCCCGATCCTGCTCGCCCTCGCCTTCCTGGGACGGCTCCCGCGTCCGCTGAAACTCGCCCCGGTCGGGCTGTTCGTACTGCTCTCGGTGCAGTACACCACCGCGAGCGCGTTCGGCTCGATGGTCGCCGCGGTCCACCCGGTGAACGCGCTGGCGATCTTCCTCGTGGCGCTCCTCGCGACGAGACGGGCGTGGCAGTTCGCGTCGGGGTCGGCGGCCGAACCCTGA
- a CDS encoding DUF7521 family protein: protein MVATTPLQTATGGSPLVVVLALLALLLTAALSLVVAYLIVRGYRRNRDRARLYLAVGLILLVTGPIVIQLVLTNVTAASPVARSAAANASKVLGLGAMLYAIYGAARPRRPESRRDADRSDEVRE, encoded by the coding sequence ATGGTCGCCACCACACCCCTCCAGACTGCTACGGGCGGGTCTCCGCTCGTCGTCGTCCTGGCGCTCCTCGCGCTGCTCCTCACGGCCGCCCTGTCGCTCGTCGTGGCGTACCTGATCGTTCGCGGCTACCGCCGGAACCGCGACCGTGCCCGGCTGTACCTCGCGGTCGGGCTGATCCTGCTCGTCACCGGACCGATCGTGATCCAGCTGGTGTTGACGAACGTCACGGCCGCCTCGCCGGTCGCACGGTCGGCGGCCGCGAACGCGAGCAAGGTGCTCGGCCTCGGGGCCATGCTGTACGCGATCTACGGCGCCGCGCGACCGCGTCGACCCGAGTCGCGACGCGACGCAGATCGGTCGGACGAGGTGAGAGAATGA
- a CDS encoding alpha/beta fold hydrolase yields the protein MEDSEDGSNPGRHSVLDRSGSTIHYWIAGPEDGPLVAFTHGATMDHRMFDLQVGPVVDAGYRVLTWDVRGHGRSKPIGMEFTLPAVVEDFLAIVDALGADEVTPVGQSFGGYVSQELAFRYPGRVPALVVVGSTNVTALPSTLEYAALRLSPYVFRVWPYRHLRRTIAKSTAETEPVRRYAHDAASRLSKREFLAVWEAVATCLHAEPGYRFGKPLLLTHGEHDGTGTVARDAPTWAATEPECRYEVVPDAGHNANQDNSEFFNSLLLEFLREHVPV from the coding sequence ATGGAGGACTCCGAAGACGGATCGAATCCTGGACGCCACAGCGTGCTCGACCGGTCCGGATCGACCATCCACTACTGGATCGCCGGCCCCGAAGACGGTCCGCTGGTCGCGTTCACCCACGGCGCGACGATGGACCACCGGATGTTCGACCTGCAGGTCGGCCCGGTCGTCGACGCCGGCTACCGGGTGCTGACGTGGGACGTCCGCGGCCACGGGCGCTCCAAGCCGATCGGGATGGAGTTCACGCTCCCGGCCGTCGTGGAGGACTTCCTGGCGATCGTCGACGCGCTCGGAGCGGACGAGGTGACGCCGGTCGGACAGTCGTTCGGGGGCTACGTCTCGCAGGAACTCGCGTTCCGCTACCCAGGGCGAGTCCCCGCACTCGTCGTCGTCGGCTCCACGAACGTCACGGCGCTGCCGTCGACGCTCGAGTACGCCGCGCTCCGCCTCTCCCCGTACGTGTTCAGAGTGTGGCCGTACCGGCACCTGCGACGAACGATCGCGAAATCCACGGCCGAGACGGAGCCGGTCCGACGGTACGCCCACGACGCGGCGAGTCGGCTCTCGAAGCGGGAGTTCCTCGCGGTCTGGGAGGCGGTCGCCACCTGCCTGCACGCCGAGCCCGGCTACCGATTCGGGAAACCGCTACTGTTGACGCACGGCGAGCACGACGGGACGGGGACCGTCGCGAGGGACGCCCCAACGTGGGCGGCGACGGAGCCCGAATGTCGCTACGAGGTCGTCCCCGATGCGGGGCACAACGCCAACCAGGACAACTCCGAGTTCTTCAACTCGCTCCTGCTCGAGTTCCTCCGCGAGCACGTTCCCGTGTGA